From the genome of Nicotiana sylvestris chromosome 2, ASM39365v2, whole genome shotgun sequence, one region includes:
- the LOC104212822 gene encoding BAG family molecular chaperone regulator 4-like: MWNMRKLSTSSKRRNEAKDENKYTESQEVNVCIIDWEVRPGGLLVQKRSGVSAEANFVACPMIKIKVSYDSCYHDLTVPAESTFGDLKRILTDRIGLHPTVQRLLFQGKEKDDNEWLHIAGVKDMSKLILMEDPASKEMKKIQDNFISCEAIARVRVEVDKLSHRVVAVQESVQKGMKVEDMEFVVLSELFMIQLLTLDSIESDGEARTQRKKEVHRIQSLIDMLDNFKARNSYLISNCAGTSLVTTKWETPAPNRLQQSTKINQEWELFD, from the exons ATGTGGAATATGAGAAAATTATCAACTTCTTCAAAACGTAGGAATGAGGCAAAAGATGAGAATAAATACACTGAGAGTCAAGAGGTAAATGTTTGTATTATTGATTGGGAAGttaggcctggtggtttattggTTCAGAAAAGAAGTGGAGTTTCTGCTGAGGCCAATTTTGTTGCTTGTCCTATGATCAAGATTAAGGTTTCTTATGATTCTTGTTACCATGATCTTACTGTTCCAGCTGAATCAACATTTG GGGACCTGAAGAGAATTCTTACCGACAGAATTGGGCTACATCCTACAGTTCAGAGACTATTAtttcaaggaaaagaaaaggatgaCAATGAATGGTTACACATTGCTGGTGTAAAAGACATGTCAAAATTGATCCTAATGGAAGATCCAGCAAGCAAAGAGATGAAGAAAATTCAAGATAATTTTATCTCTTGTGAAGCCATTGCTCGAGTAAGAGTAGAGGTCGATAAGCTCTCACACAGG GTTGTTGCCGTACAGGAATCTGTGCAGAAAGGTATGAAAGTTGAGGACATGGAATTTGTTGTCCTTTCAGAGTTGTTTATGATTCAGCTTCTTACATTGGATAGTATTGAATCAGATGGAGAAGCAAGAACTCAGAGGAAGAAGGAG GTTCATCGCATTCAGAGTCTCATTGATATGCTCGACAATTTTAAGGCAAGAAACTCTTACCTTATTAGCAATTGTGCTGGTACTTCATTGGTGACTACCAAATGGGAAACGCCTGCGCCAAATCGATTACAACAATCCACAAAAATCAATCAGGAGTGGGAACTGTTTGACTGA